A window of Clostridioides sp. ES-S-0010-02 genomic DNA:
CATCAAATAAGTCCTTAACAGGAAAAATTTCAACTAAATTTTTTCCAAGGTCTGTTATAAAGTAAGATTTGCCTTTTTTCTTTACATAGCCCACTTGACTTATTTTTTTTAGTACATCAGCACGTGTGGCTGATGTTCCTATTGAATACCCTGAAAGTACAGTTGTGTCTTCTTCAGGTACATTTTTACCACAATTTTTCATAGCTTTTAAAAGTGTATCTTCAGTATATGATTTAGGTGGTGTTGTTTGTTTGGTTAATGGCTTTATCTCTAAGACATCAACAATATCATCCTTGTTTACAAAAGGAAGTAAATCGTTTTTTTCTTCCTTATTATACACCTCAAGGTATCCCTTTGATTTAAGTACTTTTCCTTTTGTTAAAAAAGTGCAATCATCTACTTTAGTTTTAATTTCTGTATTCTCATATTCAGCAGGAGGCATAAAATTTGCTACAAATCTATCTTTTATAGCATCATAAACCAATTGTTCATCTTTAGATAAATTTTTTGGTATTATGTAAGTAGGAATTATAGCACTATGTGAATCTACTTTGGATGAATCAAAGACCCTTTTTGTTTTGGAGAATTTAATTTTATTTTCATATTCAAGACCGACTTTTAATTTTTCTAAAGTTTGAGAAGCCTTTGAAGTTAAACTTTCTTCTAAAAAAATAGAATCGGTTCTTGGATAAGTTATATACCCACCTTTACCATTACCCTCATAAAGAGATTGACATACATTTAAAACTTTATCAGAGGTAAAATTAGAGTACTTAGAAGTTATATATCCTTGAAGTGATGTTAAACTAAAAAGTTTTGGTGCATATTCTTTTGACATAGTAACTTTTTTATCTAGTATTTTACCAGTTTGAGATGTAATTGAAGCTATGATTTTATTTGCATCTTCAAGTGTGTCAAATTTACTTTCTTTACCTTTAATATATTTACCTTTATATTCACCATTTTCAGCTTTAAAATGACCTTCTACTTCATAATAAGTTTTGGGAACAAAATTCAGTATTTCCATATCCCTATCATAGACTAATTTGACTGTTGGAAGAATTACTCTACCTATATTTAATAATTTTCCATTTCCATATTTTAATGTAGCAACGGAAGTGAAGTTTATTCCAATTAGCCAATCAGTAATAAGTCTTGTATATCCAGCAGCTTGAAGATTTCTCATTTCATCTTCATCTTTTAAGTTTTTTATACCTCTCGTAATGTCTTCTGGAGTCCATTCATTTACCAAAATTCTTTTTACTGGTTTCTTATTTTTTGCAAGTAAAAATATTAAAAATGCTATAAGTTCTCCCTCTCTGTCATTATCAGTGGCATTTATTACATATTCCACATCTTTTCTGTTTAAAAGTTTTTTTACAGTATTGAATTGTTTGGTTTTAGAACTATCAATTTTGAATTTAAACTTATTTTCAGGCACAAATGGAAAGTTATTCATTTTCCAAGAGCCAGAATACTTATCTTTATCATAATCTTTCATATCATATAATGATACTAAGTGTCCAACTGCATAAGTAATTATATAGTCATTTCCTTCAAAGTAACCATCTTGTCTAGTCTTTGCACCTAAAAACGATGCTATAGTTTTTGCAACAGATGGTTTCTCAGCAAGTACAAGTTTCATAAAAAATCCTCCTTTAAAACACTAATAATTATATTACCACAAAAAAATAAAAAACTTCAAGAGGCTGAAATTTAAGTTATAATATTTATAGGAAATTGAAAGGAGATATAAAATGTACAATTTAAAAGTAAAAAAATTAAATGACGACGCTATAATACCTAATTTTGCTCACAAAGGTGATGCTGGTATGGATTTGTATTCTATAGAGGAGGTTGTAATACCTTCTGGAGAGACTAAACTTATTAAAACTGGAATATGTATAGAACTTCCTGTTATGACAGAAGCGCAAGTAAGACCTAGAAGTGGACTTGCTTTAAAACATTCAATTACTGTGTTAAATACACCAGGAACTATTGATGAGGGATATAGAGGAGAGCTTAAAATCATATTAATAAATCATGGAAAAAATGATTTTAAAGTTGAAAAACATATGAAGATTGCTCAAATGGTAGTAAAACCTATATATGAGATTAATATAGAAGAAGTTAAAGAATTAAGTGATTCCGAAAGAGGAAAAGGTGGATTTGGTTCAACAGGGTTATAAAAGTTACAAAAAAGTTAAAAAATATAAAATTGTTTAATAAGATATAGTTTGGCTATATGACTGAGTTTTAACCTCTCTATGATTAAAAAACATTTATGGTAATTTATGGTATAGAATTATTACTATAGACAAATAGTTACAAATTTGTAATAATATTAATATAAAAGAAATAATTGATATTTAAAAATAGTGTCAATTATTTCTTTTATGTTAGAAATAAAAAAATAAATCTACTAGAAAAGAGGAGATGAGTGGAAAGTTATGAATTTTAATCAAAAGAGAGTAGCAGCCAGTATAATGGCCACAGCGATAATAATGCCTACAATGGGGAATTTAGCATATGCTAATGAGTCTGAAATAGAAAGTTCAACTGTAGAAAGTAGAACAATAACAGGGAATGCAGTAAATTTTAGAAAAGGACCAGGTACAAATAATGCATCTATAGGAAAGTTCTACAAAGGTGATAAAGTTGAGTACATAGGAAAAGATGGTTCTTGGGTAAAAGTTAAATATAATGGGAATACAGGTTATGTGCATGAAAAATATTTATCAATAAATAGCCTAGGAAATAGTAATGAAAGTAATGATGCTTCAGTAAAATCAACAAAAGTTGTTACAGCAAAGGGATTAAATTTTAGAACAGGTCCAAGTACAGGAAGTTCTAAAATATCTACTTTGGGATATGGTACTGAAGTTGGATACATATCTGAATCAAATGGATGGTCAAAAATAAGTTCTAATGGTAGAGTTGGTTATGTTTCAAGTAAATACTTAGGAACTAACTTAAGTGATTCTGCAAATGGAAATGATGGAAGCAGTTCAAGTGATATTGTAAAGGATACAAAAGTTGTAACAGCAAAATCATTAAACCTTAGAACAGGACCAGGAACAGGACACTCTAAAGTGGCTACGTTAAGTTATGGTACTGAAGTTGGAAGTATCTCAGAAGATGGTGGATGGACAAAAGTAAATCACGATGACCAAACAGGATATGTATCAAGTCAATATCTTGCAGAAAAAGGTTCTGTTGATACTTCAACTCCATCCGATTCAACTAATTCTCCAAGTCAGGGAGCTGATAGTGTAATAGGCTTTGCAAAGACACTACTTGGAAAACCATATGTATGGGGAGCAGAAGGTCCAAATAGTTTTGACTGTTCTGGATTCACACAATATGTTATGAAAAAATCTGCTGGAGTTAGTATACCAAGAGTATCTAGAGACCAAAGTAAGTATGGAACATATGTAAATAGAGGAGACCTTAGAAGCGGAGATTTAATATTCTTTGATACACAAGGTTCAAATAATGGCTCTGTAAGTCATGTTGGAATATATATGGGAAATGGAGAGATGATACACGCATCTTCAGGTTCATCAAAAAAGGTAACAATATCTAATATAAATAGTAGTTACTATTCAAGTAGATATGTAAATGCAAGAAGAGTTTTATAATCATTTAAATTTAATGATAAAACTTTATAAATAGATATTTCTTTATTGCTTATAAAATAAAAGCAGGTATGGTGTCAATAGTATTGTAGATTACTATCTATTATTACTGTTGATTCAGTACCTGCTTTTTGTTGTTTATTTATTCTATCTGTGTATAGAAAATGGACAATTCTTTATAGTTTTTTATATTTTTAAGCTAATTTAAGCGAAAAAGTAAGTTAGTAAATTAGTAAATAATTGTAGTTTTATATATAAAGAAGAATTTTAGAATATTTTTTGACATTCCTCTAATTCATAAGCATCCATTAAAGCTTCACCAAATCTTTGATAGTGAATTATTTCTCTTTGACCTAAGAATTTTAGTACGTTTATAACATCAACATCATCTGTTAAGTTTATAAGTTGATAATATGTTGCAAGTGCTTTTTGTTCAGCAGCCATATCTTCATGTAAATCAGTTACAGGATTTGACATAACTGCGATAGGTCTTACATCAAATGGAACTCCATTTGAATCTGTTGGATAAATTCCATATCCATTTTGTGCATAGTTTGAGCCAAGACCAGCAGCTTTTAATTCTTCTGGGCTTACATCAGAAGTTAACTGATAAACCATAGTACATATAAGCTCAACGTGAGCTAGTTCTTCTGTACCAATATCTGTTAAAAGTGCACGCATATTACCAGTAGGCATTGTATATCTTTGACTTAAATATCTTAAAGATGCAGCAAGCTCTCCATTTGGTCCGCCAAATTGAGTTATAAGAAACTTAGCCATTCTTGGGTCACAAGTTTTTATATTAACTGGGTGTTGTAAAGTTTTTTGATATATCCACATGAATTTTCAATCCTCCAATACTTGATGTCTAATAATTAAATTCTCTGTCCCAAGGCCAAGGTTGCTCAGCCCATTGCCAAGGGCATCTACTTGGAGCATACCCAAAGTTAGTTAAAGGACCATATTTATTTTCGTAAGCGTATCTAGCCTGTGCAAATTGGTTACATAATGAATTGTAAGTGTTGATAGCATTTTTATCATCAGGATGAGTGTCTAAATATAAGTTCATATCAACACATGCAAAAGATGTTTCCTGAATTTTTCTCATAAGTTCAGCTCTAGATGAATCTTTCATTATCTTCTACCTCCTCTTAATTTTTTTGGCTTAGCATATAATTCTTTGTTGTACATTTCAGATTCTAATAAATTTAGTTCTGGAAATATAGTTCCAAATTTTAATGCATCAGAAAGGCAGTACATTTCTGTGAAAATTTGATTATTAATATATGGTCTAGCCAAAGATGAACCACAATTTTTTTTAATATCTCTAGTTTTATTTTCCAAGATGAAAACCTCCTTGTTGTAAATAGATAGGTAAGTCTATCTAGTGTATAATATTCATACATTTAAAAATCGTTACTCATAATAAAATATTAAATGAGAAAAATAAAAAAGATAATAAAAGAAAGGCTTTATTTATGTTATTATAAGTTTATGTGTTATTGTAAACTATAAAGTATTTATTAAAATTAAAGTAAAACTATAGTATTTTATAGAAGTAGGTAGACTTTTTTGTAAAATATTATTAACATAAATATACGAGGTGATTAAATGAGTGAGCTATCAGGAAAAGGCTGTGAAATTATAGTTCCTTTTGAGGAAAGACTTTCACTAAGGGATATAGAAAAAAGTATTATAAAAAAATATAGAAAACATTTATGGTCTAAGTTTATAAAGGCAATAAGAGATTATAAACTAGTTGAAGAAGGGGATAAAATAGCTGTAGCAATATCTGGAGGAAAAGATAGTATTCTTATGGCTAAAATGTTTCAAGAATTAAAGAGACATGGACAAGTTAATTTTGATGTTGAATTTATTGCTATGGACCCTGGATATCATGCAAATATAAGGCAATTACTTATAGATAATTGTGAGTATTTAAATATTCCAATACATTTATTTGATTCAAGAATATTTGAAATAGCTGATGAAATTGCAAAAGATTATCCATGTTATATGTGTGCAAGAATGAGAAGAGGAGCATTATATTCAAAAGCAGAAGAATTGGGGTGTAATAAACTTGCATTAGGTCATCATTATGATGATGTAATAGAAACAACTATGCTTAATTTGTTGTGTGCAGGAAATTTTAAAACTATGCTTCCTAAGCTTAATTCCACTAATTTTGAAGGAATAAAAATTATAAGACCACTTTACTA
This region includes:
- a CDS encoding spore coat associated protein CotJA produces the protein MENKTRDIKKNCGSSLARPYINNQIFTEMYCLSDALKFGTIFPELNLLESEMYNKELYAKPKKLRGGRR
- a CDS encoding manganese catalase family protein, with product MWIYQKTLQHPVNIKTCDPRMAKFLITQFGGPNGELAASLRYLSQRYTMPTGNMRALLTDIGTEELAHVELICTMVYQLTSDVSPEELKAAGLGSNYAQNGYGIYPTDSNGVPFDVRPIAVMSNPVTDLHEDMAAEQKALATYYQLINLTDDVDVINVLKFLGQREIIHYQRFGEALMDAYELEECQKIF
- a CDS encoding spore coat protein CotJB; this encodes MKDSSRAELMRKIQETSFACVDMNLYLDTHPDDKNAINTYNSLCNQFAQARYAYENKYGPLTNFGYAPSRCPWQWAEQPWPWDREFNY
- the dut gene encoding dUTP diphosphatase codes for the protein MYNLKVKKLNDDAIIPNFAHKGDAGMDLYSIEEVVIPSGETKLIKTGICIELPVMTEAQVRPRSGLALKHSITVLNTPGTIDEGYRGELKIILINHGKNDFKVEKHMKIAQMVVKPIYEINIEEVKELSDSERGKGGFGSTGL
- a CDS encoding tRNA 2-thiocytidine biosynthesis protein TtcA, which translates into the protein MSELSGKGCEIIVPFEERLSLRDIEKSIIKKYRKHLWSKFIKAIRDYKLVEEGDKIAVAISGGKDSILMAKMFQELKRHGQVNFDVEFIAMDPGYHANIRQLLIDNCEYLNIPIHLFDSRIFEIADEIAKDYPCYMCARMRRGALYSKAEELGCNKLALGHHYDDVIETTMLNLLCAGNFKTMLPKLNSTNFEGIKIIRPLYYIREDHIIRFIQNSGIWPLNCACMVAAKKTGNKRYEIKDLIKSLEPNFKNVEKSIFKAAENVNLDSVLGWQKDGEKHSFLENYE
- a CDS encoding type IA DNA topoisomerase gives rise to the protein MKLVLAEKPSVAKTIASFLGAKTRQDGYFEGNDYIITYAVGHLVSLYDMKDYDKDKYSGSWKMNNFPFVPENKFKFKIDSSKTKQFNTVKKLLNRKDVEYVINATDNDREGELIAFLIFLLAKNKKPVKRILVNEWTPEDITRGIKNLKDEDEMRNLQAAGYTRLITDWLIGINFTSVATLKYGNGKLLNIGRVILPTVKLVYDRDMEILNFVPKTYYEVEGHFKAENGEYKGKYIKGKESKFDTLEDANKIIASITSQTGKILDKKVTMSKEYAPKLFSLTSLQGYITSKYSNFTSDKVLNVCQSLYEGNGKGGYITYPRTDSIFLEESLTSKASQTLEKLKVGLEYENKIKFSKTKRVFDSSKVDSHSAIIPTYIIPKNLSKDEQLVYDAIKDRFVANFMPPAEYENTEIKTKVDDCTFLTKGKVLKSKGYLEVYNKEEKNDLLPFVNKDDIVDVLEIKPLTKQTTPPKSYTEDTLLKAMKNCGKNVPEEDTTVLSGYSIGTSATRADVLKKISQVGYVKKKGKSYFITDLGKNLVEIFPVKDLFDVDYTGKLEKSLSDIQKGKYTRKEYLTHIISFIYQNVNIIKQDASKNINTEAYTFDSKTKKFTKVKAKDSKKSLTDSEKEIAVSKDTDIKKENKTNNENTSLGKCPICQGDVLEFDKGFACKNHKECKFVIWKNDKYLSLYKKKVNKTMVKNILKKGETKVKSLTSKNGNKFDATLKYNKNPDTGYFNWKIEFDN
- a CDS encoding SH3 domain-containing protein, translated to MNFNQKRVAASIMATAIIMPTMGNLAYANESEIESSTVESRTITGNAVNFRKGPGTNNASIGKFYKGDKVEYIGKDGSWVKVKYNGNTGYVHEKYLSINSLGNSNESNDASVKSTKVVTAKGLNFRTGPSTGSSKISTLGYGTEVGYISESNGWSKISSNGRVGYVSSKYLGTNLSDSANGNDGSSSSDIVKDTKVVTAKSLNLRTGPGTGHSKVATLSYGTEVGSISEDGGWTKVNHDDQTGYVSSQYLAEKGSVDTSTPSDSTNSPSQGADSVIGFAKTLLGKPYVWGAEGPNSFDCSGFTQYVMKKSAGVSIPRVSRDQSKYGTYVNRGDLRSGDLIFFDTQGSNNGSVSHVGIYMGNGEMIHASSGSSKKVTISNINSSYYSSRYVNARRVL